In one Pyxidicoccus xibeiensis genomic region, the following are encoded:
- a CDS encoding M23 family metallopeptidase yields the protein MRPNLPTLGAPPKRSSFGPVVAVSLILGGAAGGVWWWKQRMAHATEGAAQAAPVAADAGAIAAAPAAPPAPVDPVKAAGLERASVRIDGPLETALNGAVGADIGPALAQVVTRTLVWWVEVPGEILRGDTLDVLYQRRENEEPLVHAVRFTSGKLGKTMSAYRHQPEGEANARYYLSSGDELELRLEKSPIDSYEQVTSLLRDGRRHKGVDFRTPVGTPIKAPFNGVVKRKNWNFGSNGNCLELVESGGRGRRALFLHLDAVDKNIKPGTRFTVGQVIASSGNTGRSFAPHLHYQLMTQDDRVLDPFDQHKTYRRALSTSQKSLFESEVRRLDGLLGTSLAGK from the coding sequence ATGCGGCCGAACCTTCCCACCCTCGGTGCCCCACCGAAGCGCAGTTCCTTCGGACCGGTGGTCGCCGTGTCACTCATCCTCGGCGGAGCCGCCGGCGGCGTGTGGTGGTGGAAGCAGCGCATGGCCCATGCCACGGAAGGCGCCGCGCAGGCCGCTCCGGTGGCCGCTGACGCCGGAGCCATCGCCGCGGCGCCCGCCGCCCCTCCCGCGCCCGTGGACCCGGTGAAGGCCGCCGGCCTCGAGCGCGCCTCGGTGCGCATCGACGGACCGCTGGAGACGGCGCTCAACGGCGCGGTCGGCGCGGACATCGGCCCTGCCCTGGCGCAGGTGGTGACGCGCACCCTGGTGTGGTGGGTGGAGGTGCCGGGGGAGATCCTCCGTGGCGACACGCTGGACGTGCTCTACCAGCGCCGCGAGAACGAGGAGCCCCTGGTGCACGCCGTGCGCTTCACCAGCGGCAAGCTGGGGAAGACGATGAGCGCCTACCGTCACCAGCCCGAGGGCGAGGCCAACGCCCGCTACTACCTGTCCAGCGGTGACGAGCTGGAGCTGCGGCTGGAGAAGTCGCCCATCGACAGCTACGAGCAGGTGACGTCCCTGCTGCGCGACGGCCGCCGCCACAAGGGCGTGGACTTCCGCACCCCGGTGGGCACGCCCATCAAGGCGCCCTTCAACGGCGTGGTGAAGCGCAAGAACTGGAACTTCGGCAGCAACGGCAACTGCCTGGAGCTGGTGGAGAGCGGTGGCCGCGGCCGGCGCGCCCTCTTCCTGCACCTGGACGCGGTGGACAAGAACATCAAGCCCGGCACGCGCTTCACGGTGGGCCAGGTGATTGCGTCCAGCGGCAACACGGGCCGCTCCTTCGCGCCCCACCTGCACTATCAGCTCATGACGCAGGATGACCGCGTGCTGGACCCCTTCGACCAGCACAAGACCTACCGCCGCGCACTCTCCACGAGCCAGAAGTCCCTCTTCGAGAGCGAGGTCCGGCGCCTGGATGGGCTGCTCGGGACCTCCCTGGCCGGCAAGTAA